The Drosophila innubila isolate TH190305 chromosome 3R unlocalized genomic scaffold, UK_Dinn_1.0 2_E_3R, whole genome shotgun sequence genome has a segment encoding these proteins:
- the LOC117792979 gene encoding probable 4-coumarate--CoA ligase 3, protein MQYTPEIYYNADQKIWSGKEQPAYFSTNLSIGEIIFHEMQRHPKLIAQISDTENTSLSWEELFLNSKRVASYLRNLKLEQSDIVGIIARNTTHISAVAYGCFFNGIAFHSVYLNYEQGVIEKLFDITKPKIIFCDGDEYEKVKAATEKLNVKIVTMRNHRDGSISIQEVLTTPIEPNFKPARLEQGNNQNLAILCTSGTTGTPKAVTIPNTTVMVNMCSFVTSSDVLYVQGSLEWLSGLVITILSGIRSALRIISDKNFSPADILRLVKKHKVTFIIQASAQMAQIANCPEFEGDCLDSLLYCLYGAANCSIKVQQSFRRRLSSKCILILGYGLTELGAMASFNYHFDQKPNSSGRLGCGNKLKILNEQGESLGPNEVGEVCLDTGRYWAGYYGNPEETRKIRDNNMWYHTGDLGYVDEDGFLFIVDRKKDMLKYQSIMYYPQEIENVIAQIPEISEVCVFGNINIFNGDEAAAAVVKKHGAQLKPQDVIDYVAKHVKATYLQLTGGVFIVDDLKRTASGKTDRRATRAYCLQNDTDKLI, encoded by the exons ATGCAGTACACGCCGGAGATCTACTACAATGCCGATCAAAAAATATGGAGTGGTAAAGAACAGCCTGcatatttttcaacaaatttatcaaTAGGCGAGATCATTTTCCACGAAATGCAACGCCATCCAAAGTTAATAGCGCAA atttcCGATACAGAAAATACCTCCCTGAGTTGGGAAGAACTTTTCTTGAATTCCAAACGCGTGGCCAGCTACTTGAGAAACTTGAAACTAGAGCAATCGGATATAGTTGGCATTATAGCTAGAAACACTACACATATATCTGCTGTGGCCTATGGCTGCTTCTTTAACGGCATTGCCTTTCATTCCGTTTACTTAAATTACGAGCAAGGAGTGATTGAAAAACTGTTTGACATCACTAAACCCAAGATTATCTTTTGCGATGGCGACGAATATGAGAAGGTGAAAGCTGCAACAGAGAAGTTAAATGTAAAGATTGTTACAATGCGGAATCACAGGGATGGTTCTATAAGCATTCAAGAGGTGCTGACTACACCGATTGAACCGAACTTTAAGCCGGCACGTCTGGAACAGGGAAACAATCAAAATTTGGCAATACTTTGCACTTCAGGCACTACGGGAACTCCTAAGGCAGTGACTATACCCAATACTACCGTAATGGTGAACATGTGTTC tttcGTAACCAGTTCGGATGTACTGTATGTACAGGGCTCTTTGGAATGGCTGTCGGGACTTGTAATTACCATTCTATCTGGAATACGCAGTGCTCTTCGAATAatatctgacaaaaatttcagTCCTGCGGATATATTGCGACTTGTAAAAAAGCACAAGGTGACTTTTATAATTCAAGCTTCTGCCCAAATGGCACAGATAGCTAACTGCCCCGAATTTGAGGGGGATTGCCTGGACAGCTTACTGTACTGTCTGTATGGCGCTGCTAACTGTTCTATCAAAGTTCAACAGAGCTTTCGCCGTCGCCTTTCTTCAAAGTGCATCTTAATTTTGGGATATGGTCTCACCGAGTTGGGTGCCATGGCATCTTTTAATTATCACTTTGACCAGAAACCAAATTCGTCGGGACGCTTGGGGTGCggtaacaaattgaaaatactcAATGAGCAGGGAGAATCTCTAGGTCCCAATGAGGTAGGTGAGGTGTGTTTAGACACCGGGAGGTATTGGGCTGGGTATTACGGAAATCCTGAGGAAACTCGAAAAATTCGAGACAATAACATGTGGTATCACACGGGAGATTTGGGCTACGTAGATGAGGATGGCTTTCTCTTCATTGTGGATCGCAAAAAGGATATGCTCAAGTACCAGAGCATCATGTATTATCCTCaagaaatagaaaatgtaATAGCCCAAATACCTGAGATTTCTGAAGTCTGTGTCTTCggcaacataaatatattcaatggagacgaagctgctgctgcagttgtcaAGAAACATGGAGCCCAGCTAAAGCCCCAGGATGTTATTGACTATGTGGCAAAGCATGTCAAAGCCACTTACTTGCAGTTGACTGGAGGAGTCTTTATAGTGGATGATCTGAAGCGTACGGCAAGTGGAAAAACGGATCGACGTGCCACAAGGGCTTATTGCTTGCAAAATGATACAGATAAACTAATCTAA